A single window of Solirubrobacterales bacterium DNA harbors:
- a CDS encoding ZIP family metal transporter, whose amino-acid sequence MEARAGTERPPPAARLPAWALGLIPLSLIAGTAALLALLGAPGLGDRTGPPVEELAVERTVLRPGEIELTVRNDGPDPVDVAQVVVNDAFVPFTASDGNRVGRLAATTLDITYPWIEGEAYEISMITSTGATIDHEIPVAAETPEQSSSFFALMALLGLYVGVIPVALGMLWLPFVRRIDQGWIRLLIAFTVGLLTVLGVDAALEGLEIGNAAPSAFGGQALVLLGALGSYLVLAGVDSYLSARSRASVPGAAAGGGAYLALLVAIGIGLHNLGEGLAIGSAYAVGALALGTFLVVGFALHNTTEGLAIVAPLAKGTPSLARLGALGLIAGAPAIPGAWIGFAAFNPSVAALLFGVGAGAIARVIWQLVPAMRDGRGRALHPGAVAALLAGMLALYLTGLVVPV is encoded by the coding sequence ATGGAGGCACGTGCCGGCACCGAGCGCCCGCCTCCCGCCGCGCGCCTACCGGCTTGGGCGCTCGGCCTCATTCCCCTTTCCCTGATCGCCGGCACCGCGGCGCTGCTGGCGCTCCTGGGTGCTCCCGGGCTTGGCGATCGCACCGGGCCGCCCGTCGAGGAGCTCGCGGTGGAACGCACCGTCCTCCGACCCGGCGAGATCGAGCTCACGGTGCGAAACGACGGCCCGGACCCGGTCGACGTTGCCCAGGTCGTGGTCAACGACGCCTTCGTCCCGTTCACGGCCAGTGACGGGAACAGAGTCGGCAGGCTCGCAGCGACGACGCTCGACATCACCTACCCGTGGATCGAGGGCGAGGCTTACGAGATCTCCATGATCACGTCGACCGGCGCCACGATCGATCATGAGATCCCCGTGGCGGCCGAGACGCCCGAGCAGAGCTCGAGCTTCTTTGCGCTGATGGCCCTGCTCGGCCTCTACGTCGGCGTGATCCCGGTGGCGCTGGGGATGCTGTGGCTTCCCTTCGTGCGGCGGATCGACCAGGGCTGGATTCGGCTCTTGATCGCGTTCACCGTCGGCTTGCTGACGGTCCTCGGCGTGGATGCGGCCCTGGAGGGCCTCGAGATCGGAAACGCGGCGCCGTCGGCGTTCGGGGGGCAGGCCCTCGTCCTGCTGGGCGCACTGGGCTCGTATCTGGTCCTCGCAGGGGTGGACTCCTACCTCTCCGCCCGGTCGCGGGCCTCGGTGCCCGGCGCCGCAGCCGGCGGAGGGGCGTATCTCGCGTTGCTGGTGGCGATCGGGATCGGTTTGCACAACCTCGGCGAGGGACTGGCGATCGGCTCGGCCTACGCCGTCGGCGCGCTCGCTCTGGGGACCTTCCTGGTGGTCGGCTTCGCGCTTCACAACACCACGGAGGGCCTCGCGATCGTGGCACCCCTGGCCAAGGGGACGCCGAGTCTCGCACGCCTCGGGGCCCTCGGTCTGATCGCGGGCGCCCCAGCGATCCCAGGTGCGTGGATCGGCTTCGCCGCGTTCAACCCGAGCGTCGCGGCGCTGCTGTTCGGCGTCGGAGCGGGAGCGATCGCCAGGGTCATATGGCAGCTGGTCCCGGCGATGCGCGATGGACGAGGACGGGCCCTCCATCCGGGTGCGGTGGCGGCGCTCCTCGCCGGGATGCTGGCGCTGTACCTGACAGGGCTCGTGGTGCCGGTCTGA
- a CDS encoding glycine cleavage T C-terminal barrel domain-containing protein yields METAIELDGQYRALREEAGFLARRRGVVLVKGPDGAEFLQGQLTNDVEALAANEGCYAALLDRKGHMQADMRVLRLSNGETWLDTETDAIEPVVRHLRMYSVGREVEIEDATGAWAVTSLIGPGAGEAADTAPLPAEHAQRFLERQGVEVLAVATDLGFDLITRAEQESELRALLEESAAVEVSEDAAEILRVESGRPRFGHEMSNATIPQEAGIDARAVSFTKGCYIGQETVARLHYKGKPNRHLRGLRLEAPVSSDEVIAYEAREVGRIGTAVTSPAHGPIALAVIRREAEPGTQVEVGEEGVRAQVVELPF; encoded by the coding sequence ATGGAAACGGCGATCGAGCTGGACGGGCAGTACCGGGCCCTGCGCGAAGAGGCCGGCTTCCTTGCCCGCCGGCGTGGCGTGGTCCTCGTCAAGGGCCCCGACGGCGCTGAGTTCCTGCAGGGCCAGCTCACCAACGACGTGGAGGCCCTGGCAGCGAACGAGGGCTGCTACGCGGCGCTGCTCGACCGCAAGGGGCACATGCAAGCCGACATGCGGGTCCTGCGGCTGAGCAACGGGGAGACTTGGCTGGATACCGAGACCGACGCGATCGAGCCCGTGGTGCGACACCTGCGGATGTACAGCGTGGGCCGCGAGGTCGAGATCGAGGACGCCACGGGCGCCTGGGCGGTGACCTCGCTGATCGGGCCCGGCGCGGGCGAGGCGGCCGACACTGCTCCCCTCCCCGCCGAGCACGCCCAGCGCTTCCTCGAGCGCCAGGGCGTCGAGGTGCTCGCAGTCGCCACCGACCTCGGTTTCGACTTGATCACGCGCGCCGAGCAGGAGAGCGAATTGCGCGCGCTGCTGGAGGAGTCCGCCGCCGTGGAGGTCTCGGAAGATGCCGCCGAGATCCTGCGGGTGGAGTCGGGGCGCCCGCGCTTCGGCCACGAGATGTCCAACGCGACGATCCCCCAGGAGGCGGGGATCGATGCGCGGGCCGTCAGCTTCACCAAGGGCTGCTACATCGGCCAGGAGACGGTCGCGCGCCTTCACTACAAGGGCAAGCCCAACCGCCACCTGCGAGGGCTTCGACTGGAGGCGCCGGTCTCGAGTGACGAGGTGATCGCATACGAGGCTCGCGAGGTGGGCCGGATCGGGACGGCCGTCACCTCCCCCGCCCACGGCCCAATCGCGCTGGCCGTGATCCGCCGCGAGGCTGAGCCCGGCACCCAGGTGGAGGTGGGCGAAGAGGGGGTGCGCGCGCAGGTGGTGGAGCTCCCGTTCTGA
- a CDS encoding sugar transferase, which translates to QECRDLSLKISLLPAHVDAIGPSVEVDDIEGIAVLGLNPLTLPRSSRFMKRSMDIVGATVGLLLLIPVIASVAVAVKLGSRGSVLFRQRRIGRKGRGFQMLKFRTMVPGAERQVEELFEESDDPNWLKLDHDPRITRVGRVLRLTSLDELPQLWNVLRGDMSLVGPRPLVETEDATVSGWGRTRLDLAPGITGLWQVLGRTSIPFEEMVKLDYLYVTNWSLWLDVKLLLRTFLVVVHRRGAN; encoded by the coding sequence CAGGAGTGCCGCGATCTGTCGCTGAAGATCAGCCTCCTCCCGGCGCACGTCGACGCAATCGGCCCGTCGGTGGAGGTGGACGACATCGAGGGGATCGCCGTGCTGGGGCTCAACCCGTTGACGCTCCCGCGCTCCTCGCGCTTCATGAAGCGATCCATGGACATCGTCGGCGCGACTGTCGGCCTGCTGCTCCTGATTCCCGTGATCGCCTCTGTGGCCGTCGCGGTCAAGCTCGGCTCGCGGGGGAGCGTTCTCTTCAGGCAGCGGCGGATCGGCAGGAAGGGCCGGGGCTTCCAGATGCTCAAGTTCCGCACAATGGTCCCCGGGGCCGAGCGCCAGGTCGAGGAGCTGTTCGAGGAGAGCGACGACCCCAACTGGCTGAAGCTCGATCACGACCCTCGGATCACCCGAGTCGGCAGGGTCCTGCGCCTCACCAGCCTCGACGAGTTGCCGCAGCTCTGGAACGTGTTGCGAGGGGACATGAGCCTGGTCGGCCCTCGCCCGCTGGTCGAGACGGAGGACGCCACGGTCAGCGGCTGGGGCCGCACGCGACTCGACCTCGCGCCCGGGATCACAGGCCTGTGGCAGGTTTTGGGCCGGACCAGCATTCCGTTCGAGGAGATGGTCAAGCTCGACTACCTGTACGTGACGAACTGGTCGCTGTGGCTGGACGTCAAGCTGTTGCTCCGCACGTTCCTCGTCGTGGTGCATCGGCGCGGAGCGAATTAG
- a CDS encoding DapH/DapD/GlmU-related protein encodes MAGELTPSDLAPGLLLGAGVEFGEGVEIAGNVVIHPGTRVGNRVVIEDGAVVGKRPRLGKRSSAPRQPPPAAVIGDDAVIGAGTVVFAGVELGQGAIAGDQAHVRERAVLGVETVVGRGSAIDNDVRVGERVRINTNCYLTAHSEIEDDVFVGPGVTTTNDQTMARHPRGASLEGVRLRRACRIGGGAVLCPGVEVGEEAFVAAGAVVVAAVPPRAVVMGVPARQVREVSAEDLIERWQ; translated from the coding sequence ATGGCCGGCGAGCTCACACCATCCGATCTGGCTCCCGGGCTCCTGCTGGGCGCGGGCGTCGAGTTCGGTGAAGGCGTCGAGATCGCCGGCAACGTCGTCATCCATCCGGGCACCAGGGTCGGCAACCGGGTGGTGATCGAGGATGGGGCTGTGGTTGGCAAGCGCCCGCGCCTTGGCAAGCGCTCGAGCGCTCCGCGTCAGCCCCCGCCGGCGGCGGTGATCGGCGATGACGCCGTGATCGGCGCCGGGACCGTCGTCTTCGCCGGTGTCGAGCTGGGTCAGGGAGCGATCGCGGGCGACCAGGCGCACGTCCGGGAGCGAGCGGTACTGGGGGTGGAGACGGTGGTGGGCCGCGGGTCGGCGATCGACAACGACGTGCGAGTCGGAGAACGCGTCCGGATCAACACCAATTGCTACCTCACCGCCCACTCGGAGATCGAGGACGACGTGTTCGTCGGGCCCGGGGTCACAACGACCAACGACCAGACGATGGCCCGCCATCCGCGCGGGGCGTCCCTCGAGGGGGTCCGGCTGCGGCGGGCTTGCCGGATCGGCGGCGGAGCCGTGCTCTGCCCCGGCGTTGAGGTGGGCGAGGAAGCCTTCGTCGCCGCCGGAGCGGTAGTGGTCGCCGCGGTGCCCCCGCGCGCCGTGGTGATGGGCGTCCCCGCCCGCCAGGTCCGCGAGGTCTCGGCCGAGGACCTGATCGAGCGCTGGCAGTGA
- a CDS encoding metal-dependent transcriptional regulator, with amino-acid sequence MATDNRHSGFRHSPAAANSEAVEDYTKAIYALARRSKRPVSTTALASRLGVSPGSVTAMLKRLDQMDLVRYQPYHGVALTPAGEKVALEVMRHHRLLESFLSEALEMPWDRVHDEAEVLEHYISEDLERRIAEKLGNPELDPHGDPIPTSELDLADDRTTGLTELEEGQAATFARVSDSDPEMLRFLAERGIRPGARLRLTGTQPFGGPLFVEVEGREHALGGELAEKMRVEVEEGAT; translated from the coding sequence ATGGCGACCGACAACCGCCACTCCGGCTTTCGGCACAGTCCCGCTGCCGCCAACTCCGAGGCGGTGGAGGACTACACGAAGGCGATCTATGCGCTCGCCCGTCGCTCGAAGCGGCCGGTGTCGACCACGGCGCTCGCGTCGAGGCTTGGAGTTTCCCCCGGCTCGGTGACCGCGATGCTGAAGCGGCTCGACCAGATGGACCTGGTCCGCTACCAGCCCTACCACGGAGTGGCGCTGACGCCGGCCGGCGAGAAGGTGGCGCTGGAGGTGATGCGCCATCACCGCCTGCTGGAGTCCTTCCTCTCCGAGGCTCTCGAGATGCCCTGGGACCGAGTGCACGACGAGGCGGAGGTTCTCGAGCACTACATATCCGAGGACCTGGAACGCCGGATCGCCGAGAAACTCGGCAACCCGGAGCTGGATCCGCACGGCGATCCGATCCCAACGTCGGAGCTCGACCTGGCTGACGACAGAACGACCGGCCTCACCGAGCTCGAGGAGGGCCAGGCGGCAACCTTCGCGCGGGTCTCCGACTCAGATCCGGAGATGCTCCGTTTCCTCGCTGAGCGCGGCATCCGCCCGGGCGCGCGGCTGCGGCTCACCGGCACGCAGCCCTTCGGGGGGCCGCTGTTCGTCGAGGTGGAGGGGCGCGAGCATGCCCTGGGCGGCGAGCTCGCGGAGAAGATGCGAGTCGAAGTCGAGGAGGGGGCAACGTGA
- a CDS encoding bi-domain-containing oxidoreductase, whose translation MRQVARRLKDGRLELVEVPDPAPGPGMVSVRLEASVLSAGTERAALEIGRKSLVGKARARPDQARQVLNRMRTEGVRSTMELVRNRLEELGPIGYSAAGTVIEAGPATRELAPGDRVAIAGGGFAGHAEVDVVPSLLCARVPDGVDAEEAAFATLGAIAINGFRRGETELGSTVAVVGLGLIGQLAARVARAAGCRVLGVDLQPELLELARRAGAEVTPRSELDEGSRWEGAADAVLVCAATASNDPILLAARLARDRAPVVVVGDVAMDLPRAPFYEKELDLRLARSYGPGRYDPNYELHGLDYPIGYVRWTEQRNMAAFLGLIADQKIRPAELITHRFALGEAKRAFEVLEGEETTVGIVLGYAAPDDGGTVPARPSPAGRRAQPAAREGRRLGVIGAGSFATATLIPGLVRAGFEPVAVASAAGLSAEGARRRFDFETAHARVEEILERDDLDLVAIATRHDSHAELAARALEAGRMVYVEKPLALDWDQLRLVMDAQLRAGSPLLVGFNRRYAPLAGELRNLSGPRLMAYRVNAGRLDRDHWLNDLAQGGGRLKGEGCHFIDFLCDQAGADPQSVVANGFPSDPELSLGASDNFSVQITFADGGVGTVNYAADAPSGPGKERFETSAPGAYAVIEDFKSGSVWKGGRRRSLGGRRQDKGFSAHFELLRDVARGEAEAPGPESFYLSTLATLAAARSLQTGRPETVTEPAAVADQ comes from the coding sequence ATGCGACAGGTCGCCCGACGGCTAAAGGATGGACGCCTCGAGCTGGTGGAGGTCCCCGACCCGGCTCCCGGACCCGGCATGGTTTCGGTGCGGCTCGAGGCTTCGGTGCTCAGCGCGGGCACGGAGCGGGCGGCGCTCGAGATTGGCCGCAAGAGCCTGGTGGGCAAGGCGCGGGCGCGCCCCGACCAGGCGCGCCAGGTGCTGAACCGCATGCGAACGGAGGGAGTGCGCTCCACCATGGAGCTGGTTCGCAACCGGCTCGAGGAGCTGGGGCCGATCGGCTACAGCGCAGCCGGGACGGTCATCGAGGCTGGGCCGGCGACGCGCGAGCTGGCCCCGGGCGATCGGGTCGCGATCGCAGGCGGCGGGTTCGCAGGGCACGCCGAGGTGGATGTCGTCCCCTCGCTGCTCTGCGCGCGAGTGCCGGATGGAGTCGACGCCGAGGAGGCGGCGTTCGCCACCCTGGGCGCGATCGCGATCAACGGGTTCCGCCGCGGTGAGACCGAGCTGGGGTCGACTGTGGCCGTGGTCGGCCTGGGCTTGATCGGACAGCTTGCCGCGCGCGTCGCGCGGGCGGCGGGCTGCAGAGTCCTCGGCGTGGACCTGCAGCCCGAGCTGCTCGAGCTCGCGAGGCGCGCCGGCGCCGAGGTGACGCCGCGCTCCGAGCTGGATGAGGGCTCGCGCTGGGAGGGAGCGGCCGATGCCGTTCTCGTCTGCGCCGCCACGGCCTCCAACGACCCGATCCTGCTAGCTGCCAGGCTGGCACGCGATCGGGCCCCGGTGGTGGTCGTCGGGGACGTGGCCATGGATCTGCCCCGCGCGCCCTTCTACGAAAAGGAGCTCGACCTTCGCCTGGCTCGGTCGTACGGCCCGGGCCGCTACGACCCGAACTACGAGCTCCACGGGCTCGACTACCCGATCGGCTATGTCCGCTGGACCGAGCAGCGGAACATGGCCGCCTTCCTGGGCCTGATCGCCGATCAGAAGATCCGGCCGGCCGAGTTGATCACGCACCGCTTTGCGCTCGGCGAGGCAAAGCGCGCGTTCGAAGTTCTCGAGGGAGAGGAGACCACCGTCGGAATCGTGCTCGGCTACGCCGCGCCTGACGACGGAGGAACCGTCCCGGCGAGGCCCTCGCCCGCGGGCAGACGGGCGCAGCCGGCGGCCCGTGAGGGGCGTCGCCTGGGGGTCATCGGTGCGGGCTCGTTCGCCACCGCGACCTTGATCCCGGGGCTCGTGCGGGCCGGTTTCGAGCCGGTCGCGGTCGCCTCCGCGGCGGGGCTCTCGGCGGAGGGCGCCCGCCGGCGCTTCGACTTCGAGACCGCCCACGCCCGGGTGGAAGAGATCCTGGAGAGGGACGACCTCGATCTGGTCGCGATCGCCACCCGGCATGACTCCCACGCCGAGCTCGCCGCCCGGGCGCTCGAGGCGGGCCGTATGGTCTACGTCGAGAAGCCCCTCGCCCTCGATTGGGATCAGCTGCGGCTGGTCATGGACGCGCAGCTTCGCGCCGGCTCGCCGCTTCTGGTCGGCTTCAATCGCCGCTACGCGCCCCTCGCGGGCGAGCTGCGGAACCTGTCCGGGCCGCGGCTGATGGCGTACCGCGTGAACGCCGGCCGACTGGACCGCGATCACTGGCTCAACGACCTCGCGCAGGGGGGCGGGCGCCTGAAGGGCGAGGGCTGCCACTTCATCGACTTCCTCTGCGATCAGGCGGGCGCCGACCCGCAGTCAGTCGTCGCGAACGGCTTCCCGTCGGATCCGGAGCTGTCGCTGGGGGCGAGCGACAACTTCAGCGTGCAGATCACCTTCGCCGACGGCGGAGTGGGCACGGTCAACTACGCGGCCGATGCTCCAAGCGGCCCGGGCAAGGAGCGCTTCGAGACCAGCGCCCCCGGGGCCTACGCCGTGATCGAGGACTTCAAAAGCGGAAGCGTCTGGAAGGGGGGGAGGAGGCGCAGCCTGGGCGGACGCCGTCAGGACAAGGGCTTCTCCGCGCACTTCGAGCTCCTGCGCGATGTGGCCAGGGGCGAAGCCGAGGCGCCCGGTCCGGAGAGCTTCTACCTCTCTACCCTGGCGACCCTGGCCGCTGCTCGCTCGCTCCAGACGGGCCGGCCCGAAACGGTTACGGAGCCCGCCGCGGTCGCGGACCAGTGA
- a CDS encoding multicopper oxidase domain-containing protein: protein MADRKERRLSRRQLLVGGAAAAPALALLHEVVPHQGLHHALSGGQASAAGASTAGHPGHGGAGGGLAHASFAGGTVDHHANGFDPTEILRDFERGKTRRLASGRVLREFELVAHDKEIEVAPGVKFAAWTYNGRVPGPTLRCREGERLRIRFANGSAHPHTVHFHGIHPAHMDGVPGVGERSGGGLIEPGQSYAYEFDATPFGLHLYHCHVMPLESHISKGLYGAFVIDPRRGRPDADELVMVMNGFDTNFDASNEVYAVNTVGFHYMEEPVRVRRGELVRIYLVNVLEFDPVNSFHIHANFFHYYPTGTSLEPTELTDTVVQAQGQRGILELRFPEPGRYMFHAHVSEFAQLGWMGFFEVLA, encoded by the coding sequence GTGGCGGATCGAAAAGAGAGGCGCCTCAGCCGCCGTCAACTCCTCGTGGGCGGGGCGGCCGCAGCCCCGGCGCTTGCCCTCCTGCACGAGGTGGTTCCCCACCAGGGGCTGCACCACGCGCTCAGCGGCGGCCAGGCCTCGGCGGCCGGGGCGTCGACGGCCGGACATCCCGGGCATGGGGGCGCCGGCGGCGGGTTGGCTCACGCGAGCTTCGCCGGGGGCACGGTCGATCACCACGCCAACGGATTTGACCCCACCGAGATCCTGCGCGACTTCGAGCGCGGAAAGACGCGGCGGCTCGCGAGCGGCCGGGTGCTGCGCGAGTTCGAGCTGGTGGCCCACGACAAGGAGATCGAGGTCGCACCAGGGGTCAAGTTCGCGGCCTGGACCTACAACGGGCGCGTCCCGGGTCCCACTTTGCGCTGCCGCGAGGGCGAGCGCCTGCGGATCAGGTTCGCCAACGGCTCAGCGCACCCGCACACGGTGCACTTCCACGGGATCCACCCGGCCCACATGGACGGGGTGCCGGGGGTCGGCGAGCGAAGCGGCGGTGGGCTGATCGAGCCGGGCCAGAGCTACGCCTACGAGTTCGACGCCACTCCATTCGGCCTTCACCTCTACCACTGCCACGTGATGCCCCTCGAGTCCCACATCTCCAAGGGCCTGTACGGGGCATTCGTGATCGATCCACGGCGTGGCCGTCCGGACGCCGACGAGCTGGTGATGGTGATGAACGGCTTCGACACGAACTTCGACGCCTCGAACGAGGTGTACGCCGTGAACACGGTCGGCTTCCACTACATGGAGGAGCCAGTCCGCGTGCGGCGTGGCGAGCTGGTGCGGATCTACCTCGTCAACGTGCTCGAGTTCGACCCCGTCAACTCCTTCCACATCCACGCCAACTTCTTCCACTACTACCCGACCGGCACATCGCTCGAGCCGACCGAGCTCACGGACACGGTCGTGCAGGCGCAGGGGCAGCGAGGGATCCTCGAGCTGCGGTTCCCGGAGCCGGGCCGCTACATGTTCCACGCCCACGTCAGCGAGTTCGCCCAGCTCGGTTGGATGGGCTTCTTCGAGGTGCTGGCCTGA
- a CDS encoding DegT/DnrJ/EryC1/StrS family aminotransferase, with translation MSPAASIPLFAHRAALEPLLPRVAERQRAVLDSGRYVLGPELAEFEHEFAAYVGRQHCVGVANGTDALTIALRALGVEPGAEVIVPAFTFFATAEAVVNAGARPVFADIDLETNCVTAQTVEGVIGSRTRAIVPVHLFGNPAPMAELSELASSRGLLVLEDAAQAAGARLEGTAAGALGDAACFSFYPGKPLGAFGDAGALLTDEDEVAAAARRLRDHGSDRRWVHSEVGFNSRLDDLQAAALRVLLPHLDEWNAARRRVASLYTESGLGALVELPPETPGAEHAYHLYVVRTPERDRVIDALDAAGIESRAYYTPPLHRQPAMAAYAREGSLPGAERLANEGLALPMGPALDTQAVQAVTTAVADALGR, from the coding sequence GTGAGCCCCGCAGCGTCGATTCCACTCTTTGCCCACCGTGCCGCGCTGGAGCCACTGCTGCCTCGGGTCGCCGAGCGCCAGCGCGCGGTGCTCGACTCGGGTCGCTACGTGCTCGGGCCCGAGCTGGCGGAGTTCGAGCACGAGTTCGCGGCCTACGTCGGGCGGCAGCACTGCGTCGGGGTGGCGAACGGCACCGACGCGCTGACGATCGCCCTGCGCGCGCTTGGGGTCGAGCCAGGGGCCGAGGTGATCGTCCCCGCCTTCACCTTCTTCGCCACCGCGGAGGCGGTTGTGAACGCCGGAGCGCGTCCGGTCTTCGCCGACATCGATCTGGAAACCAACTGCGTCACCGCACAGACCGTGGAGGGCGTGATCGGGTCCCGCACGCGCGCGATCGTCCCAGTGCACCTGTTCGGCAACCCGGCGCCGATGGCCGAGCTGTCGGAGCTTGCGAGCTCTCGCGGGCTGCTCGTGCTGGAGGATGCCGCCCAGGCCGCGGGCGCACGGCTCGAGGGCACGGCGGCAGGGGCGCTGGGCGACGCGGCTTGCTTCAGCTTCTACCCCGGCAAGCCCCTGGGCGCCTTCGGCGACGCTGGGGCGCTCCTGACCGATGAGGACGAGGTCGCCGCGGCGGCGCGCCGCCTGCGTGATCACGGCTCGGACCGGAGGTGGGTCCACAGCGAGGTCGGCTTCAACTCCCGTCTCGACGACCTCCAAGCCGCGGCGCTGCGGGTCCTTCTCCCCCACCTGGATGAGTGGAACGCCGCGCGACGGCGCGTGGCTTCCCTCTACACCGAGTCCGGCCTGGGAGCGCTCGTCGAGCTGCCTCCTGAGACCCCGGGCGCGGAACACGCCTACCACCTGTACGTGGTCAGGACGCCGGAGCGGGATCGCGTCATCGACGCGCTGGATGCGGCCGGCATCGAGTCGCGCGCCTACTACACCCCGCCGCTCCATAGACAGCCCGCGATGGCGGCGTACGCGCGCGAAGGCTCCCTTCCCGGGGCGGAACGGCTCGCCAACGAAGGGCTGGCGCTCCCGATGGGGCCGGCCCTCGACACCCAGGCGGTCCAGGCCGTCACGACCGCGGTCGCAGACGCGCTGGGGCGGTGA
- a CDS encoding DUF354 domain-containing protein, protein MSDLPETSRTLDVWIDLANSPHPLLFAPVARRLEELGDRVLVTARDHAQTVELARGIWPQLTVVGGESPAGRLGKARSLRDRIGALRAWASKRRPDVALSHNSYAQIVAARTLGMPIVTGMDFEHQPANHLAFRLATLVLLPEAFPEGIARRRGATKRKVWRYPGLKEAIYLGDFEPDPHVLAELGLKRSDERALVVARTPPARALYHRFGNPLFIEALRVVSQQPGVESVVLARHPEQVSELTQMNLPNCTIPSAAIDSRSLLYEADLLIGAGGTMTREAALIGIPTFTLFAGQPPAVDRWLEDRGLLKRLTSAEQLATIERRDRDPRPIDELRTSGREARDLFARAVLTVGGAS, encoded by the coding sequence GTGAGCGACCTCCCGGAGACCAGCCGGACGCTGGACGTCTGGATCGACCTCGCCAACTCGCCGCACCCGCTGCTGTTTGCGCCCGTGGCTCGGCGCCTGGAGGAACTCGGCGACAGAGTCCTGGTCACGGCCCGCGATCACGCCCAGACGGTCGAGCTCGCACGGGGGATCTGGCCGCAGCTCACGGTCGTGGGGGGCGAGAGCCCGGCTGGCCGGCTCGGCAAGGCGCGCTCGCTTCGCGACCGCATCGGCGCCCTGCGGGCGTGGGCTTCCAAGCGTCGGCCTGACGTCGCCCTGTCCCACAACTCATACGCCCAGATCGTCGCCGCTCGCACGCTGGGCATGCCGATCGTCACCGGGATGGATTTCGAGCATCAGCCGGCCAACCACCTCGCCTTTCGGCTCGCCACGCTGGTGCTCCTGCCTGAGGCGTTTCCGGAGGGGATCGCCCGCCGCCGGGGCGCGACGAAGCGCAAGGTCTGGCGCTATCCGGGCCTCAAGGAGGCCATCTACCTGGGCGACTTCGAGCCCGATCCACACGTCCTCGCTGAGCTCGGCCTGAAGCGCTCGGATGAACGAGCGCTTGTCGTCGCGCGCACTCCGCCGGCGCGCGCCCTCTATCACCGGTTCGGCAATCCGCTCTTCATCGAGGCGCTGAGAGTGGTCTCGCAACAGCCGGGCGTGGAATCCGTCGTCTTGGCCCGCCATCCCGAGCAGGTCTCCGAGCTGACCCAGATGAACCTGCCCAACTGCACCATCCCCTCTGCGGCAATCGACTCTCGGTCGCTCCTTTACGAGGCCGATCTGCTGATCGGCGCCGGCGGAACGATGACCCGGGAGGCGGCCCTCATCGGCATCCCCACGTTCACGCTGTTCGCCGGCCAGCCACCGGCCGTGGACCGGTGGCTCGAGGACCGGGGCCTGCTGAAGCGGCTCACCTCAGCCGAGCAGCTGGCCACCATCGAGCGCCGCGATCGCGATCCCCGCCCGATCGACGAGTTGCGAACGTCCGGGCGGGAAGCCCGAGATCTCTTCGCGCGGGCCGTGCTAACCGTGGGCGGCGCGAGCTGA